One genomic region from Nocardia vinacea encodes:
- a CDS encoding AAA family ATPase, which yields MTTTDSKPELLRPHAEQAYAEELRTLAAIDDRPRPPSWQLSPWAVVTYLLGGTLDNGTVISPKYVGPRRLMEVAVATLATDRALLLLGVPGTAKTWVSEHLSAAISGESTLLVQGTSGTAEEAIRYGWNYARLLAEGPSEGALVPSPVMTAMRRGAIARIEELTRIPSDVQDALITVLSEKTLPVPELGMEVQATKGFNVIATANDRDRGVNDLSSALRRRFNTVVLPLPTSEDEEVAIVTRRVEQLGSALELPAVPAAAEEVRRVVRVFRELRSGMTADGRTKLKTPSGTLSTAEAISVITNGIALSAHFGDGTLRASDIAGAVLGSVIKDPVADAVVWTEYLEAVVRERPEWSDFYRACREVTG from the coding sequence GTGACCACTACCGATTCGAAGCCGGAGCTGTTGCGTCCGCATGCCGAACAGGCTTATGCCGAGGAACTGCGGACACTGGCCGCGATCGACGATCGACCGCGGCCGCCGTCGTGGCAACTGTCGCCGTGGGCGGTGGTCACCTATCTGCTCGGTGGCACGCTCGACAACGGCACCGTGATCAGCCCCAAGTACGTCGGGCCGCGACGGCTCATGGAGGTGGCGGTGGCGACGCTGGCGACCGATCGGGCGCTGCTGCTGCTCGGCGTGCCCGGCACCGCGAAAACCTGGGTATCGGAACATCTTTCGGCGGCCATCAGCGGTGAATCGACGCTGCTCGTACAGGGCACCTCGGGTACCGCCGAAGAGGCGATCCGCTACGGCTGGAACTATGCGCGGCTGCTCGCGGAGGGGCCGAGCGAGGGTGCGCTGGTGCCGTCGCCGGTGATGACCGCGATGCGTCGCGGTGCCATCGCCCGGATCGAGGAACTCACCCGAATTCCGTCCGATGTGCAGGACGCGCTGATCACCGTGCTGTCCGAAAAGACACTGCCGGTACCGGAACTCGGGATGGAGGTGCAGGCCACCAAGGGCTTCAATGTCATTGCCACCGCCAATGACCGCGACCGTGGCGTCAACGATCTGTCCTCCGCTCTGCGTCGCCGCTTCAATACCGTTGTGCTGCCGCTGCCCACCAGTGAGGACGAGGAGGTCGCCATCGTGACCCGCCGCGTCGAACAACTCGGCTCCGCGCTCGAACTTCCGGCGGTTCCCGCCGCAGCCGAGGAAGTACGCCGGGTCGTGCGCGTTTTCCGCGAGCTGCGTTCCGGCATGACCGCCGACGGCCGCACCAAACTCAAGACGCCGTCCGGCACCCTGTCCACCGCCGAAGCGATCTCGGTGATCACCAATGGCATCGCCCTGTCGGCACACTTCGGCGACGGCACCTTGCGCGCGTCCGATATCGCGGGCGCGGTCCTCGGCTCGGTCATCAAGGATCCGGTGGCCGACGCCGTCGTCTGGACCGAATATCTGGAAGCCGTGGTGCGCGAACGCCCCGAATGGTCCGATTTCTACCGCGCGTGCCGCGAGGTCACCGGATGA
- a CDS encoding DUF5682 family protein has translation MTRVFGIRHHGPGSARSLRTALAQFRPDAILIEGPADADPLVGYVAAEGMSPPVALLAYIPDQPAKAAFWPYAVFSPEWQALRYAAEHAVPVRFCDLPATAVLAAEDEPGDRIDPLAELAAAAGYDDAERWWDAVVESVADAGAFEAITEAMGALREAAEQGLFAIGTATGTTEDVSSRDKPGGVRENSLNGDSVGEAVGFEDADREPIGIDAHTLRREAYMRQTMRKALKEGAQRLAVVCGAWHAPALAGKLGPATADTKLLKGLPKVKATVTWVPWTHSRLATTSGYGAGITSPGWYHHLFTETEQPIARWLTKVAGVLRAHDLPVSSAHIIESVRLADALAVLRARPLAGLSEVTEAVRSVMCAGDETMLRLVASELVVGEALGAVPDGTPTVPLDADLRARIRTLRLKQEALSRNLDLDLRKEREVERSRLLHRLRVLGIDWGTPTTGEVRSTGTFRESWTLRWRPEFAVSIIEASRWGTTIRTAAAAKVLDTAGREGSTVGDLTAALEVALLADLGDATNGLIIRLESAAALDHDVTHLLAALPGLTRTLRYGDVRGTDTEALAHVADGLLVRICAGLPGAVTGLDTDAAEQLRTQLDAAHTAIHTRDNDWATGEWLAALHRLADRDDVHGALVGRAVRLLADAGRIDESDSARRLSAALSIGNTAAAKAAWIDGFLGGRGLLLVHDRELLRLIDDWLRSLVDDMFVEILPLLRRTFGAFESGERRAIGQAVRDGGSGTSRTGAEMTFDVERGLVAMRTVADILGVSA, from the coding sequence GTGACCCGCGTATTCGGCATCCGCCACCACGGTCCGGGTTCGGCCAGATCACTGCGCACCGCGCTAGCGCAGTTTCGCCCCGACGCGATCCTGATCGAGGGCCCGGCCGACGCCGACCCCTTGGTCGGATACGTTGCGGCCGAGGGGATGTCGCCGCCCGTCGCACTGCTGGCCTATATCCCGGACCAACCCGCCAAGGCCGCGTTCTGGCCGTACGCGGTGTTCTCCCCGGAATGGCAGGCACTGCGTTATGCGGCCGAACACGCAGTGCCGGTACGGTTCTGCGATCTGCCCGCGACCGCCGTCCTGGCTGCCGAGGACGAACCGGGCGATCGCATCGACCCTCTCGCCGAATTGGCAGCGGCCGCCGGCTATGACGATGCCGAGCGCTGGTGGGACGCGGTGGTCGAATCCGTCGCCGACGCCGGCGCTTTCGAAGCGATCACCGAGGCGATGGGTGCGCTGCGAGAAGCCGCTGAGCAAGGCCTGTTCGCGATCGGAACTGCCACGGGCACAACCGAAGACGTTTCGTCCAGGGATAAGCCTGGCGGGGTTCGCGAAAACTCGCTGAACGGTGACTCCGTCGGCGAAGCGGTCGGGTTCGAAGACGCTGACCGTGAGCCCATCGGGATCGACGCGCACACCTTGCGGCGTGAGGCGTATATGCGGCAGACGATGCGGAAGGCGTTGAAGGAGGGGGCGCAGCGGCTTGCGGTGGTGTGTGGGGCGTGGCATGCACCGGCATTGGCGGGGAAGTTGGGGCCGGCGACGGCGGATACCAAATTGCTCAAAGGGCTGCCGAAGGTGAAGGCGACGGTGACTTGGGTGCCGTGGACGCATTCCCGGCTGGCGACGACCTCCGGATACGGCGCCGGAATCACCTCGCCGGGCTGGTATCACCACCTGTTCACCGAGACCGAGCAGCCGATCGCGCGCTGGCTGACCAAGGTGGCAGGGGTTTTGCGCGCGCACGATCTGCCGGTCTCCAGTGCGCACATCATCGAATCCGTCCGGCTCGCCGACGCGCTCGCGGTGCTGCGGGCTCGGCCGCTGGCCGGGCTGTCGGAGGTCACCGAGGCGGTGCGGTCGGTGATGTGCGCGGGTGATGAGACGATGCTGCGGCTCGTCGCGTCCGAACTGGTGGTCGGCGAGGCACTCGGCGCAGTACCCGATGGAACGCCGACGGTCCCGCTGGATGCCGATCTGCGTGCCCGGATCCGCACACTGCGGCTCAAGCAGGAAGCCCTGTCCCGCAACCTCGATCTCGACCTACGCAAGGAGCGCGAGGTCGAGCGCTCCCGCCTGCTGCACCGGCTGCGGGTACTCGGAATCGACTGGGGCACACCGACAACCGGCGAAGTGCGCAGCACAGGCACCTTCCGCGAATCCTGGACGCTGCGGTGGCGACCGGAATTCGCCGTCTCGATCATCGAGGCCTCGCGCTGGGGCACCACCATCCGCACCGCGGCGGCGGCCAAAGTCCTCGACACTGCGGGCCGCGAGGGCAGCACTGTCGGCGACCTCACGGCCGCACTCGAGGTCGCGCTGCTCGCCGACCTCGGCGACGCCACCAACGGCCTGATCATCCGCCTGGAATCGGCCGCGGCACTCGACCACGACGTAACCCACCTGCTCGCGGCCCTCCCCGGCCTGACTCGGACGCTGCGCTACGGTGACGTCCGCGGCACCGATACCGAGGCACTCGCTCACGTCGCCGACGGCCTGCTCGTGCGGATCTGCGCCGGCCTGCCGGGCGCGGTCACCGGCCTCGATACCGATGCCGCCGAGCAACTCCGCACCCAACTGGACGCCGCGCACACCGCCATCCACACCCGCGACAACGATTGGGCCACCGGCGAATGGCTGGCCGCCCTGCACCGCCTTGCCGACCGTGACGATGTGCACGGTGCCCTCGTCGGTCGCGCCGTCCGACTGCTCGCCGATGCCGGGCGCATCGACGAATCCGATTCCGCACGTAGGCTTTCCGCCGCGCTTTCGATCGGCAATACCGCAGCCGCCAAGGCCGCCTGGATCGACGGCTTCCTCGGAGGTCGCGGGCTGCTGCTGGTCCACGACCGAGAGTTGTTGCGGCTCATCGACGATTGGCTGCGAAGTCTCGTCGACGATATGTTCGTCGAAATCCTGCCGCTGCTGCGCCGCACCTTCGGCGCATTCGAATCCGGGGAGCGCCGCGCCATCGGCCAGGCGGTGCGCGACGGCGGCTCCGGAACATCGCGTACCGGCGCGGAAATGACGTTCGATGTCGAACGAGGGCTCGTCGCCATGCGCACGGTCGCGGACATCCTGGGAGTGTCGGCATGA
- a CDS encoding VWA domain-containing protein, whose product MNAIDESQSRRWRLVLGTAAEQPLGDLGSADDEAMDRALGAVYNTDDQTSGKRSAGLGGSAPKVARWLGDIRTYFPSTVVEVMQRDAVDRLNLTQLLLEPELLEAVEPDVHLVGTLLSLNRVMPETTKATARMVVEKVVREIEQRIAAHTVAAVSGALNRAARVTRPRLRDIDWDRTIRKNLANYLPEHRTVVPERLVGYGRKAQAVRRDVVLAIDQSGSMASSVVYASVFGAVLASMRSLKTSLVVFDTEVVDLTEQLTDPVEVLFGTQLGGGTDINRAIAYSQSLITRPAATLFVLISDLYEGGIREEMLRRVNAMRESGVQVVVLLALSDDGAPAFDHDNAAALAALGIPAFACTPDKFPDLLALALDRGDIQAWANRNAGTS is encoded by the coding sequence ATGAACGCGATCGATGAAAGCCAGTCCAGGCGTTGGCGTCTGGTGCTCGGCACCGCCGCCGAACAACCCCTCGGCGACTTGGGTTCCGCGGACGACGAGGCTATGGATCGAGCCTTGGGTGCGGTCTACAACACCGACGACCAGACCTCTGGTAAACGCTCGGCCGGACTCGGCGGCTCCGCACCGAAGGTGGCCCGCTGGCTCGGCGATATCCGCACCTACTTCCCGTCCACCGTCGTCGAGGTCATGCAGCGCGATGCCGTCGATCGCCTCAACTTGACCCAACTCCTGCTGGAACCGGAACTCCTCGAAGCGGTGGAACCCGACGTGCACCTGGTCGGCACCCTGCTGAGCCTGAATCGGGTGATGCCCGAAACCACCAAGGCGACAGCACGAATGGTAGTCGAGAAGGTGGTCCGCGAAATCGAACAGCGCATTGCCGCACATACCGTCGCGGCGGTATCCGGCGCACTGAACCGCGCCGCCCGCGTCACCCGACCTCGGCTGCGGGATATCGACTGGGATCGCACCATCCGCAAGAATCTCGCCAACTACCTTCCCGAACACCGGACCGTCGTGCCCGAACGCCTGGTCGGCTACGGCCGCAAGGCGCAGGCGGTGCGCCGGGATGTCGTCCTAGCCATCGATCAATCCGGTTCGATGGCCTCCAGCGTGGTCTACGCATCGGTCTTCGGCGCGGTCCTGGCCTCGATGCGGTCGCTGAAAACGTCCCTGGTCGTTTTCGATACCGAGGTCGTCGACCTGACCGAACAACTCACCGATCCGGTCGAGGTCCTCTTCGGCACCCAACTCGGCGGCGGCACGGACATCAATCGCGCCATCGCCTATTCCCAATCGCTCATCACCCGCCCCGCAGCCACCCTGTTCGTCCTCATCTCCGACCTCTATGAGGGCGGTATCCGCGAAGAGATGCTGCGCCGCGTCAACGCCATGCGGGAATCCGGCGTCCAGGTGGTCGTCCTGCTCGCCCTCTCCGACGACGGCGCTCCCGCCTTCGACCACGACAACGCCGCCGCTCTCGCCGCCCTCGGCATACCGGCCTTCGCCTGCACCCCCGACAAGTTCCCTGACCTGCTCGCTCTCGCCCTCGACCGGGGTGATATCCAAGCCTGGGCCAACCGAAATGCCGGAACCAGCTGA
- a CDS encoding ADP-ribosylglycohydrolase family protein, with protein sequence MRAAGCPRAPWPRSSRVCPGVPTSVPHSIWPRTELTRHDEHDETSTALAAAIDLAARGGARMPAPEDMEGLGWIGPEALAIGVFAALAAEKVGGTPEQIFRNGILFAVNHSGDSDSTGAICGSILGTRYGRRAIPHEWCTMLDAGPIIERLATDLCIEFGPTPPSDAYGAPTAEWCAH encoded by the coding sequence ATTCGAGCGGCTGGCTGCCCGCGGGCACCATGGCCGCGATCATCGCGGGTCTGTCCCGGGGTGCCGACCTCGGTGCCGCACTCGATCTGGCCCCGCACTGAACTCACCCGGCACGACGAACACGACGAGACCTCGACCGCCCTCGCCGCCGCCATCGACCTGGCCGCACGCGGGGGCGCCCGGATGCCCGCGCCGGAGGATATGGAGGGCCTCGGCTGGATCGGCCCGGAAGCCTTGGCCATCGGAGTATTCGCCGCACTCGCCGCCGAGAAGGTCGGTGGCACACCGGAACAGATCTTCCGCAACGGAATCCTGTTCGCGGTCAACCATTCCGGCGATAGCGACTCCACCGGAGCCATCTGCGGCAGCATCCTCGGCACCCGCTACGGCCGCCGCGCCATTCCACACGAATGGTGCACCATGCTCGACGCCGGTCCGATCATCGAACGCTTGGCCACGGACCTCTGTATCGAATTCGGCCCCACTCCGCCGAGCGACGCATACGGTGCGCCGACGGCGGAGTGGTGTGCCCACTAA
- a CDS encoding phosphatase PAP2 family protein, which translates to MVAVGLGGPNVGFSPAVGGIAEKMRAAVHGRGGEAVRQLALITVLYLAYRVGRMFTADDTVHALGNAREMLGLEDKLGLPEETTVQAAFLHRDFLAVPANFYYATAHFTVAVGVLLWLWVFRPQHYRWTRNLMVALTGAALVVHVLIPLAPPRMLPEFGFVDLAAIHGQSVYGSPDSGGLSNQFAAMPSLHVGWALLLAFAVVAATRSSWRWLAFAHPVLTTVVVVGTGNHYWLDAIVAVVLLGLAALLHPLVVPASATAWGAMGPVGPQPVPTR; encoded by the coding sequence ATGGTGGCAGTGGGTCTCGGTGGTCCGAACGTGGGTTTTTCGCCCGCGGTCGGCGGCATCGCCGAGAAGATGAGGGCGGCGGTGCACGGCCGTGGCGGCGAGGCGGTCAGGCAACTCGCTTTGATCACCGTGCTCTATCTGGCCTATCGGGTCGGGCGGATGTTCACCGCCGACGACACCGTGCACGCACTCGGCAATGCCCGGGAAATGCTCGGGCTCGAGGACAAGCTCGGACTGCCGGAGGAGACCACGGTGCAGGCGGCATTCCTGCATCGGGATTTTCTGGCGGTACCGGCCAATTTCTATTACGCCACCGCACATTTCACGGTGGCGGTCGGGGTGCTGTTGTGGCTGTGGGTTTTCCGGCCGCAGCACTACCGCTGGACCCGCAACCTGATGGTGGCATTGACCGGAGCCGCGCTCGTGGTGCATGTGCTGATACCGCTCGCGCCGCCGCGCATGCTGCCCGAGTTCGGCTTTGTCGACCTCGCCGCCATACACGGCCAATCCGTCTATGGCTCACCGGATTCCGGCGGGCTATCCAACCAGTTCGCGGCCATGCCCTCGCTGCATGTGGGGTGGGCCCTGCTGCTGGCCTTCGCCGTGGTCGCGGCGACCCGGAGTTCCTGGCGGTGGCTGGCGTTTGCACATCCGGTGCTCACCACGGTGGTCGTGGTCGGGACCGGTAATCACTACTGGCTCGACGCGATTGTCGCGGTGGTGCTGCTCGGGTTGGCGGCACTGCTGCATCCGCTGGTTGTGCCCGCTTCGGCGACGGCGTGGGGTGCGATGGGGCCGGTGGGTCCGCAGCCGGTGCCGACGCGCTGA